From the genome of Luteibacter rhizovicinus DSM 16549:
GCCGGCTCCGCCGCCTCGACGCAGAGCGCCAGCTCGGTGCGTCCGAGCGACGACAGCGTCAAGATCACCGACTCGGCCAAGGCGCTCGACGCCGCCAGCCGCGGCGATGGCATCGACAGCAAGCGCGTGGACGAAATCCGCAGCAAGCTGGCCGACGGCACCTACAAGCCTGACGCCCAGGCCATCGCGAGCAAGTTTCTTGCGATGGAAGGCCAGATCGGCAGCAAGGCATGACCCACCCGCTCGACTC
Proteins encoded in this window:
- the flgM gene encoding flagellar biosynthesis anti-sigma factor FlgM, which encodes MTTTIKPGIQAPQPQVQLRTQNPAAGSAASTQSASSVRPSDDSVKITDSAKALDAASRGDGIDSKRVDEIRSKLADGTYKPDAQAIASKFLAMEGQIGSKA